DNA from Trachemys scripta elegans isolate TJP31775 chromosome 15, CAS_Tse_1.0, whole genome shotgun sequence:
GGTCACAGGTTTTTCCAAGGGCTATGCGTTTATAGAGTACAAAGAGGAACGGTCGCTCTTGAAAGCCCATAGAGATGCCAACAGGCTGGTTATTGACCAGCATGAGATATTTGTGGACTTCGAGCTGGAAAGGACCCTCAAAGGATGGATCCCTCGGAGACTTGGAGGTGGTTTTGGAGGCAAGAAGGAATCCGGGCAGCTGCGGTTTGGAGGGCGGGACAGGCCTTTCCGAAAGCCCATCAATTTGCCAACTATGAAAAGTGACTTCTATGGAGAGGGGTCAgtggagaaaagagagaggagcTGGTCTCGTGAGGGAGCGAGGGACTGGAGAGCGAGGGACCGAGACCCTGAAAGGAACCGAGACAAGAGATGGCTGGAAAGGGAGCGATCGTGGGCTTGGGGTGAAAGCAACCGGGAAAGAGAGCGGGATTCCAAAGAGGAAAggagcagaggaagagagaggaaggacagagagagaaaagacaggGAAAGAGACCGGAGCAAGGAGAGAGACCCTAAGAAGCAGAGAGATGACGACAAACATCGGTAGAAGAAAGATCCGTTAAGCTGAACACCCATGAACTGTGGGGAAGTTTACAGCCAGACCCCTCCAAAACCTTCTGATTCAAACAATCCTGAACTGAGGTCAGGTTCTAAACCAGGCATGGGCCCGCCTCTGGTTTAAGAAAGCTCTGAGCACAGATTCAACCTGTGGCTTTGCTGCGGGCTTCCAGCCTGCAAGGAGTCCTGCTAATCACCTGGAActagatcctcagcgggtgtaaaaTTGGATAGAGCCACTGTCTTCACCAAAGCTGGGCCAGCCAAGCAGCTGGCCCATTGTCTCTGGTTTATTGTCCTTCAGGTAATTTCTATGGTGGTTTTGCCAGAAAGAGGGGACAATGACTCCTGCAGTAACCTGTACCTGTGTTGAGTTGTGACTCTCTTATTTATAGAGCTTTTGTTCTTTGTCTCATGTATTATGTGGTATCTGCCTTTTCTTTGGtttgattccccacccccaccttgttaaatttaaaatttaaattgttcTTTGTGTGCAAGCAAATCTTCCTGTAGGTGTATTTTAAGTATGCAGTGACTGTCTCCTTTCCTTCTGGAGGTCAGGACTGTAGCAGGATTCCTTAACATGGTTCAAACCATTCTATACAGGCAAGGCCAACATCTCTTATAAACAGGACAGAGCCCCAGTTCTGTTATGACATGATTCCCCCTTACTCAGTAGTTTACCTCTATAGATGGGCCCTTATCCTGTGTTAGATTCAGCATAGCCCTCCCCCACTCACTCAGTTTGGAGCTGAGCGTGCTGCAGCTGGCATTGGTATCATAGTCCCAGCCTTCCAGATATTGACAGGAGTCCTGCAGGAAAAAGAGGAGAGCCAGAACTGGGCATTCACAGCAAAAGTGTTAGAAGGCAGATCTTAAGACACAgccaattattttatttgttgctCTTCAGAGGTTTTCTTTACGCAAAGTCTCACTAATGTGTTTTATAGAGCGGAGTGGAGGGGTAGCAGGATCTGGGAAATAACAAAAGCATTGGAAAGCACACAGTATTGCATTTACTGCATCTGATGGTATCGGGCTCTATGTAGTTCCATTTCTAAGAACGTTAAGGAACCAGTAATCACT
Protein-coding regions in this window:
- the SNRNP35 gene encoding U11/U12 small nuclear ribonucleoprotein 35 kDa protein isoform X2 — its product is MNEWAPIAKEYDPLKAGSIDGTDEEPHDRAIWRAMLARYVPNKGVTGDPHLTLFVARLNLQTTEEKLKEAFSRYGDIRKIRLVRDLVTGFSKGYAFIEYKEERSLLKAHRDANRLVIDQHEIFVDFELERTLKGWIPRRLGGGFGGKKESGQLRFGGRDRPFRKPINLPTMKSDFYGEGSVEKRERSWSREGARDWRARDRDPERNRDKRWLERERSWAWGESNRERERDSKEERSRGRERKDRERKDRERDRSKERDPKKQRDDDKHR
- the SNRNP35 gene encoding U11/U12 small nuclear ribonucleoprotein 35 kDa protein isoform X1, with amino-acid sequence MGISLWWSVKMNEWAPIAKEYDPLKAGSIDGTDEEPHDRAIWRAMLARYVPNKGVTGDPHLTLFVARLNLQTTEEKLKEAFSRYGDIRKIRLVRDLVTGFSKGYAFIEYKEERSLLKAHRDANRLVIDQHEIFVDFELERTLKGWIPRRLGGGFGGKKESGQLRFGGRDRPFRKPINLPTMKSDFYGEGSVEKRERSWSREGARDWRARDRDPERNRDKRWLERERSWAWGESNRERERDSKEERSRGRERKDRERKDRERDRSKERDPKKQRDDDKHR